AATGGTTTTAGATGGTATAGCAGGAGTAAAATTTCTTTTAGAAGGAAAACCAAAGTTTATGCTTGCTATCTTGAAGGCACATTTTTATATGTATAGCAATCTATCTTCTACTTTGAAAAAGCGAAAAGCCAATCAAGCAAAATTTGGTACGCTCAAATTGCCAAAAATAGTCTATCCCAAAAGCATTGTATGGCAGTATTTTGCTAATAAAAACAAGACCTTCAAAGAGCTTGATTAAATAGGCTATTTCAATTCTGAAACAACAGTTTCTTTATTTATTTCTCTAAAAGAATAGATTTTTTTTCCGTTATGCTCTTGCATAAAGTTTTGAGCATCTTCTTTTGTAGAAAAAGGAATAAAATCTTTTCCCATAGCACTTGTCTTGTCGCTACCTGTTACATAAAAAGCTGTCTGTCCATCTATTTTTTGAGTAGTATAATAGTCTGTAACTTCTAATTTTTCAATAGCTTTAGCTATATTATTTGAAGAATCTGCTAGATGAATCAGCATACAGCGAGGAGAGCAAAAAGCTACATTTTTTCCTTCTGCTTTTACCATTACTTGCCAGTTGGGAAAGTCATTGGTTGGCATTCCACAGTTTTGGCAGTCTGTCCATTTTACTTCTACTGATGAGTTATCTGTTTGTTTTGCGTTTTCTTCTTTATTTGTTTGGCTGTTGCAAGCCAAAACTGTGAGAAGGACAAAAATTAGTAAATAAATTTTATTCATTTTGAAACACTATTTTTTCTTAAAAAATTATTTTCTGCCAATAAGAATACAGTATTTTTCTGGTTTTTCTACACGAAATTGCAAAACATTCTGAGATTCTAAATAATCACGAATTTGTTTTTGATTGAATGTCTCTGGGAAAGTAAGAATAATAAATCGTTTGGCAACACGAGCAAGTTCTGGCAAGGCTTCCATCAATTCTTTTTCTTCTTCAAACCCATCTGTGCTTGTAACCACATCAAACTGATTGCTAGGGTAGCCTTGAAGTGTTGGGAAAGGAATATTTTCTTTTGTTGAAAGAGTAGTAAATCCTCCTTTGTATATATTTTTGATTCGCCTTACCTGCTCTTCATCCATAGAAAGAGCAATCGTAGGTAGATAATGAAATTCATCTACTAACTTCCAAATAAAATCCGTCTGTTTTTTTTCTAGATTTAATACTTGGTCGGGCTGAATGCCACGCAAAACACCGAAAAGTTTGTCTAAATAAGGAGATGCATCCTGTTTCTTTAAAAATTCTACTTCTAATTTTTTTTCTTCCCCTAACTGTATGAGTTCTTGTTTTTCTTCTGGAATTAGGTCTTCCAAAGGTTTTTTGAAATAAGTTTGTGTAGAGTTAGTAGTTTCTAGCTTGCCTCTTACAAAGGCTGCCAAGAGTTGTGTATAATAAGTAGAAGGAATTTGTTCTGGTGTTGATGAAAATGGATTTTCCACGAATACTATGTATTTATTGTATAAGGATAGTCAATTATTTTGAAGAAAGAAATGTGTTTTTTATAAGTTAAAAAAATAGCTTTTACAATATTCAAAATAGATATATATATTTCTTCTTCAACTGTACTTCAAATCTCTCAAATATACTCTCTTTTTATAAGTTGTCCTAATTAAAAATAACATTTGAAATAATATAGTGTGGAGTGTTGCAATATAGTTTTGATATTTATTCTTTTTGTTATTACTTCGAAAACTATTTTGAATACCAAGGTGTTTCCACATACTGTACAAGCAGAATCATTAATCATATACTATGAACAAAGCAGAACAAAAGCTCACTCGTTTGCAAGAACTTTTACGCATCGAAAAACGAGAAGATGCAGCACAATATCAAGTCAAAATTGTACAAGCACCACTTGCCAAACGTAGGAAAGACGGACTTTGTTGGTTTCCTGTGGGCATAAACGACGAGTTTGTAGGTTTAGGGGGAAGATGGAATATTGATATCGAACGCTCCAACGACAAAGGGCAACCTCATCAACTCAATGTTGGAAGCATAGTAACTGTTTTTGAGCAAAAAAATGGATTGGAGGGAGAGAAAATTAATGGTGTAGTCAGTAAGGTAGAAAATGATAAGATGCGAATTGCTTTAAATACTGAGGAGTTTCCAGACTTTTTAGACAATCAAAATAGTAGTATTGGTGTTTATTTGGCTTTTGATGATTCTACTTATCGTGAAATGAATCAGACCATAGAAAAGGTTATAAATGCAAAAGATGATAGGTTAGCCGAGCTAAGAGATATATTTTTAGGAGAAAAACAACCTCATTTTGAAAAATGGGAAGAAAGAAACAATAATTTTGAACAATCAACACAAGATTTGAATCAATCTCAAAAAAAAGCTGTTCAAAACATTCTGCAAGCCCAAGATATTGCCATCATTCACGGGCCTCCTGGAACTGGAAAAACAACTACTTTGGTGGCAGCCATTGTAGAAACACTCAAAAATGAGAGACAAGTAATGGTTTGCGCTCCAAGTAATACGGCTGTGGATTGGCTGACAGAAAAACTAAATTCTAAAAATGTAAAAGTAACACGTTTAGGGCATCCTGCAAGGGTAAATGAAACGCTAGAACACCTTACGTTGGATGGAAAGATAGAACAACATTCAGATTACAAATACTATAAAAAGTTATTGAAACAATCTGAACAAATGCGAAAACAAGCCTTAAAGTTTAAACGAAATTTTGGACAGAGGGAACGCAACGAGCGCAAGCACATGTTGCGAGATGCCAAGCGTTTGAAACAAGATGCTTTAAAATTGGAAGAGTATATTTCAAAACATGTCTTGGAAAACTCACAAGTATTGGCGTGTACGCTGACAGGTTCGGCAAGTTATGTCGTAGCACATCGTAGTTTTTCAACACTTTTTATTGATGAAGCAGCACAGGCTTTGGAAGGTGCAACATGGATTCCTATCTTAAAAGCCAACCGAGTAGTTATGGCTGGCGACCATCAACAACTCCCTCCAACTATAAAATCTTTTGAAGCTGCCAAAGCAGGATTAGAAAATACGCTTTTTGAAAAAATAATAAAGAAACATCCACAAGCAGCCCAAATGTTGAGCGTTCAGTATCGCATGAATGAACAGATTATGGAATTTTCAAATCAAAAATTCTATAAAGGAAATCTAAAGGCTTTTGAAACAAATAAAAATCACCTTCTTTACCCAAATCTTGCTCCAGTAGAGTTTGTAGATACGGCTGGCTGTGGTTTTTCTGAAATTCAAGACGAGGAAACATTGAGCCGTTACAATCCAGAAGAGGCAAATTTGGTAGTTAATCATCTCACACAGCTTTTTGAAGAAATTTTACAAAAAATAGAAAACAAGGAAATAGAAAATCCGAAAGAGTTTATAGATAATTTTTCTGTGGGAGTACTTTCTACTTACAAAGCCCAAGTATATCTATTGCGTGATTTGATTCGAAATAATGACCTTCTTAGTAATTATTCTAATCAGATTACGATTCATACTGTGGATGGATTCCAAGGACAAGAAAGGGAAGTAATGTATATTTCTTTAGTTCGTTCGAATGAAAAAGGTGAAATAGGTTTTCTTAAAGACTTACGCAGATTCAATGTAGCCATTACACGAGCAAAAAAGCGTCTTGTTGTCTTTGGAGATTCTGCAACATTGGGAACAGACGACTTTTATAAAGATTTCTTAGATTATGCTGAAAAAATTGAAGCCTACAAAAGTGCTTGGGAGTATATGGTTTAAATTATCATTTTTTATTGTTCATATACTCTAATTTGGATTGAAAAGTATAGCCAATAATTGTAGCTCTTTGTTTGGCTTCATCAGCTTTATTTCCTTCAAAAAGTTCATCTATGGTTGCTGTAAATAAAGAGAGCCACTTTTCAAAGTGTGTTTTATCTATGGGAAGAGGAATGTGTTTTGCAAAAGGACTACCTTTATAATTTCCTTCTCCAAATAAAATTCCATTCCAAAAACGATACATAGTAGGCAAATGAGAATCCCAATTTACGTTAGCAAAATCGTTAAAAATGGGAGAAAGAAGCTCATTTTGGTTTACTCTTTTATAAAAAGTATCGACGAGTAGCTTAATATCTTTTTCGTTTTGTATGTCTTTTTTCATATGGAATGTGATTTCTTAGAGTAATGGACATTAATAGATATTGCTGTTCTGTGAGTCACAGAACAGGGAAAAGTGCCGTTTGTTGGTGTTTTAGTGTAGCGACACCAACAATTTTTTATTTCATGTCCAGTATTCTATTGACTTCTATTGTTAGTTTTATTTATATATTTGTTCTCAATTTCAAATATACTTGTTTTCTTTAAAAATATAAATATTGACAACTCCAACTATACCCTCTACTCGTCGTATAGGTTATTTAGATAGCATAAGAGGTATGGCTGCTTTAGCAGTGGTTATATTTCATTCAAATGCTTGGTTAGATTTTACCAAAGACACTAATTTTAATAGTAGTATTCCTACTCACATATTGAATATTTTTTTCAATGGTCATAATGCTGTATGTTTATTTTTCGTCTTGAGTGGTTTTGTTTTATCCTTAAAATATGTAAAGAAAAATGATATACAGGAGGTATCTTATGTAGAATTCATATTAAAAAGAATCTTTAGGCTTTACCCTGCCTATTGGTTTGTTTTGATAATTGCTGCATTATATACAAGCGCTGATAGTGTAGTTTTTTTCCAAGAACTTCCACTGTTGATTTTTGGAAATAACACATTAATACCTCCATCTTGGTCACTAATAGCAGAAATGCGAATGTCTTTGATTTTTCTTTTCTTGCTTGTCTTGGCTATGCGAAATGTCAAACTTTTATTTGTGGCAGCTTTTTTATTTTGGTTTCTATTTGGGTTTAGAGTCTATGTTTTACACTTTTGCTTAGGAATTTTACTTGCTATGAACTTTGATAAAATACAGCAACTAGAACTAAGCAAAGCAAAAAGATATGTACTGTTTTTTATTGGATTTCTTTTATGCTCCTTCGAACAAATTCATTTTATTATTGTTCCTCACGAAAATTTTAAAGCAACTAATACAGAATTAGGATTTTTTCTCGGTGCTTTCGGATGTGTTATTTGGCTAGTTTTGGCAATGTCTGCTCCCAAATTTCAAAAAAGAATAGAAACCAAACCATTATTATTTTTAGGAGATATTTCCTATGGACTCTACATTGGGCATTGGCTTATTTTTGTAAATATTTTAGAGCCTCACTTTGAATGGTTTCTATCTAAAATCGGTTCTTTTTATCTAACACACATAATAGTCAGATATGGTTTAGTAATTCCTCTTTCACTCCTCTTTGCAACGTTTCTTTATTATGTTATAGAAAAGCCTTTTATAAAGTGGGGATACAATATTGCTAAGAAGTATAAGGACAAATTAGTTCTCAAATTAAATTAATGAGTAAAGCATACATCAAAAAAAATCAGACAATTTCTTAAAGTAGATTGTCTGATTTTTTTTTTGATAAAAGAATTTAAGATAAATGCTTAGTTATCCATAGAAGCCAAAAATTCATCATTAGATTTTGTTCCTCTCATGTGCTTGAGCATATAATCCATTGCTTCATTAGAATGCATATCATTCATCATTCTACGCAAAATCCAAACACGCTGTAATACATCTTTGTCTAAGAGTAAATCTTCACGACGAGTACCCGAAGCAGGAATATCAATAGCAGGATAAACACGCTTATTAGCAAGTTTACGATCAAGTTGGAGTTCCATGTTGCCTGTTCCCTTAAATTCTTCAAAGATAACTTCATCCATTTTAGAACCTGTATCAATAAGTGCTGTGGCAATAATAGTGAGTGAACCACCATTTTCTACATTACGAGCTGCACCAAAGAAACGTTTTGGTTTGTGAAGTGCATTAGCATCTACACCACCAGAAAGAATTTTTCCAGATGATGGAACAGTTGTATTATATGCACGAGCCAAACGAGTAATTGAATCCAAGAGAATAACCACATCGTGTCCACACTCTACCAAACGCTTGGCTTTTTCCAAGACCATATTAGAAACTTTTACATGTCTGTCGGCTTGCTCATCAAAGGTAGAAGCCACAACTTCGCCTCTTACACTGCGTTCCATATCCGTTACCTCCTCTGGACGCTCGTCTATCAAAAGAACAATCAGATAACATTCTGGGTGATTTTCAGCAATCGCATTAGCAATTTCCTTTAAAAGTACTGTTTTACCAGTTTTGGGCTGTGCTACAATCATTCCACGTTGCCCTTTTCCGATAGGTGCAAACAAATCCAACATTCTTGTTGAATAAGTATTTGGTTTTGTGGAAAGATTAAGGCGTTCACGAGGGAAAAGTGGAGTAAGGTGTTCGAAAGAAACACGGTCTCTTATTTGTTCGGTTGTTTTGCCATTTACAGATTCAATTCTGAGCAAGGCAAAGTATTTTTCTCCGTCTTTTGGTGGACGAATCTGTCCTCTGACAGTATCTCCAGTTTTCAAGCCTAAAAGTTTGATTTGAGAAGGAGAGATATATACATCATCAGGACTTGCCAAATAGTTGTAGTCAGAAGAACGCAAGAAGCCATAGCCATCAGAAATAACTTCCAAAACTCCTTCGCTAGTTACCACGCCATCAAACTCACGAATGTTATATTTTTTGTTTGAAGAACGTTCCTTTTTATCTGAATTTTTTTCAGAATTATGGTTTGACTTTTCAGAACGATTAGAAGAGCTTTCCTTTTCCTCTTCATTTGGCTTTGAACGCTGTGAAGCTCTATGTACATTAGATTTTGAATCTGTTTCTTTTACATTTACTCTGCTTCTACGACGCAAATTATCGTTTTCTTGTCTGTCGTCATTACGGTCTAGTCTAGAACGTCTTTCTGTTTTGTCAGAATCTTCATTACTACTGGTATTATTAGAACGAGTAACATTTTCACGTTTTCTTTCACGCAATGTTTCTCTCACTCGTTCTACTGAATCATCTTGTTTTGTGTTATCTGATTTTTTAGACTCATCGGATACACTACTATCAGATTCTTTTTTAGAAGTTTTTTCTCCAGTATCTTCTTTGTTTTCTTTGTCTCTTTTCAAAAAACTAAAGGTTGGCAGTTTGTAACCAGAAGGTTTTTTTTCAGAGACTTCGTTTTTGTTCTCTTTTGTGGTTTCAGAAGCAGGTACAGCTTCTTTTTCTTGCTCTACATCTTCGTCCTCACCATTAGTTGCTTGGTGGTCTAAGATTTTGTAGATAAGGTCTTTTTTAGTCAGTCGGCTATAATTTTTTAAGCCCATTTCAGTGGCGATAGTACGCAATTCGGAGAGTAAGCGAACATTGAGTTCCTCAATATTATACATATTGGCTTATAAGGTTGGTAGGGATAATGGTTTGATTCTAATTTTTTTAAAGATTTAATCCAAGTTTAGTAAGGATATTAAATCAATGATAGAAAAAAACGTGAAGTTGTTATGATAAAAGATATAGTAAAAGAGATATTGATATAGCTTTATAGTATTAAAAACTACAATTAATTAATAAATGTATGCTTGAAATTTTATATCAACATCTGTTAAATAATGATTGTACAAAAAATGTATTGTAGATACTTTATAAATACTCTAGTATCAGAATATTTTCAAAAGTGGAAAATACATTGATTGAAAAGATGAGAGGAATGACTTTGATTTTTATAAAAAATATCACAAAAATATAAGTTGGTGAATATATATCAATTACTGTATGAGTAATGTTGAAATTATATTGCAGACTTATCCTCTTTTTGTATCCTTTAGCAGTAATATTTAAAGGACACGTAAATATAACGTTTTTTTAACGAAAAGTTTTATTTATTTTTTATTTTATCAAAATAAATATCTCTAAAAGGCTTTCATTTGCTCCAATATTTCCAAAATCCCCAAATTTTTCGTTTTCTAAGATATTCCAAATCAGATTCGTTTTGGTAGGCTTCTCTTTCAAAAACAATATTCATATATGCCTTGTGATGTTCTTTAAACCTAATAAGTTGGACAATATAATGTCCTAAATAAGCCAAGTAAAAAGGAACAATCAACATCTCTAACTGCTGACGTAAGTGTATTTTCTCATGGTTGATTAATACTTTATCGTATTTGTCATCCACTTCTTCCACCAAAACGAAAGGAAATAAAGCCATTGCACGAGGAGGGCTTGGTAAAATTTTGAACAGTAATGGGTTGGTAAGTAAAATCAAGGAAGTATTTTTTAGAACAAAAAAAATAAATTTTCAACGACTAAGTTGCTTTTTTTCTTCTGGAGACAAATCGTCCCACCTTTTTTTGAGAGCCTCTAAATTCGAAATGCAATCTTCCAGCCCCATCTGAGTACATAATGTTTTTATATCTGTGGCTTTATTTGACTTATTGCTATTTATTTGTTTGATAAAAAAAGGCGAAACTATTTTTGATGCTTTTTCTGCATTCATATCTGAAAAACTCAAACTTTCTCTAAGTTTTTTGGCATGATAGTATTCCATCAGAGACGTAATTTGTGCCACAGACAGCGAAGAGGCTGTTCCATTATAGACTTTCAAAAACTCATCAAAGTGTCCTGCTCCTGCTTCGCTTTCCAACAGACGAATAAAAGAGTTTTTTCCAAGTTCAAAAACTTGGTGTATTTGTCCGTCAGGTACACTAACCTCTGCTTTTACCTTATTAGCTAGGTTAGCCTCAGCATCACTTATAATTTTATCTATTGGACTAGTAGTCATAAATTTTTTAAATTTTTGTGCGTTTTAAAAAAATCTCTCATAGCCGATTTTGTGTTCTGACTATGAGAAACAAAGTACCAAAATAGATTTAACTAAAAAATCCTCCCAGTCCACCTTTTTTACCAAGCAGCCCCCCAAGCAATCCACCAATATTATCTAGGTTGTCAAGTCCCAGTTGAGACATCATCGAACCTTCGTCTTCAGCTTTTCCTGTTTCTGGAGAAGCAATCTTTGACATAATAAAAGGAATAACCATATTCGAAACCATTGCAGCCGTTTCTTTTGAAACCCCCATTTTCTCCATTAAATCACCACCAAACTGATTAACAAGACGCATAACTAACGGATTGGCTGTTGTGGAAGTGGCTTTTCCATTAAAAATATCTAAAAGCTGAGGCAGATTTCCACTTAGTGCTTCGCTTGCTATTTGTGTAAGAAATGCATCTTTGGCTACATGAGCTGTTTTTTCTACTTGTTCTTCTGAAAAGCCTACTTCTTGTTTAAGTTGTGAGCCAAGTTGAGCCTGTGCAAGTTGTAGTAAGTCGTCTATCATAATTTTTGTGTGTTGTGAAAAATAAAAAATGGAATGATTACAAGATACTATTTTTTTGATAGAAAGATAATAAGATATTACCAAAATCACAGTTTTGTAATTGTCGCTTTTGAAAAATAATTGTATTTTGAAGATAAAAAATACACCAAATTTATCTTTAAAGAACTATGTTAGGACATATTCGCCCTGTGTTTAAAAAAAACACCCCTAATCTACAATCGTATCGAAATGCGTATTGTGGAGTTTGTGCTAGTCTTCGTAAAAAACATAGTCAGCCTTTTTCGCTGCTCGTCNNNNNNNNNNGCTTTGCTTGCCTTACGTCCTTACTATTCGAAAAGCAAAACCATCAAAACGGCTTGTCCTGCGAAGCTATATGTTTACTCACACCGAACTGAAACCAACCCAGTCATTGACAAGGCTGCCGATTTTTCTATTCTGCTTGCTAGTTTAAAGCTGACAGACATAAAAATTGATAGGAAGTCAAATATTGCTCGTTTACTACTCAAAGTGTTGGATAAAAAACAACAGAAAATATACAATTCGCTTTCAAAGACTTCTCAGGATGCTTTTGAAGAACATATTTTTATTACACAAAACGACCCTACAAATTTTGAAACCACGCTACACAGTTCAGGAGTGTTGAGTAAAACATTATTTGAAGAACTAGCTCTGCTTACGACTATTCCGAAAGACAAAAAGCAGTTTTTATCAGATTTTTTCTATAAAATAGGTCGTCTTATTCCTCTTTCAGATGCTTTGACAGATTGGGCAGAAGATGCAGCCAAAGGAGCATATAATCCAATTTTGAGTAGAGTAAAAAATGAAAACATTTCTTTTGAAGAAGCCTATTATTTCTACAAGCAAGAATTTCAAAGGCTACTCTACCAACTAAAATATGAACTAAAGACACTACAAAATCTAGATTTTGAAGACTGGCTCAACAATGCTTTTGAAAGGTTAGAGCGTCAGATTATCAAAAATGGCATTCAGAAAAGCTGTAAAACAACGATTACAGAGCCTATTCTGATGAAAAATGATTGCGACTGTGATTGCGATTGTGATGGAGATAGCGATTGCTGCTGTTCTTGTGATGGTTGTTGTAGTTGTGATAATTGTTGTTCTTGTGATAGCTGTTGTAGTTGCAATGGATGTGGAGATAATGATGATGAGGCTTCTGCTTGTAGCTGTTGTTTTGCTTCTGAAGATTTTGATTCAGACGATGTTGGTATGGAAGAAACGACGAGCAAGAAGAAGAAAAAGAAAAAAGGTGAAAATGATACTACTGGTGAGGAGGAGTAAATTTAGAGCTTTCAAATTCATTAGAAAGTTAGCTTGTAAGTATTTGTGTTGGATTATAAATACACAAAAAATGCTAAAGGTTCGCATAAATGCAGTGTTTTGATTAGTTTTAGGATGGAATAAATCATAGTTATTCAAATTACAAAAATTATGGACGAGTTTGTAAAAGAAAATGAAAGTAATGAATTTGAGAAACCTCCTATCTTCGGAACATGGAAGATGTTTTATAGCGTAGTAATAGGAGAACTGTTATTTTTGATTCTTCTTTTTTATTTGTTTGGAAGTTATTTTAATTTTTAAACCACAGAGTTTAGAGAGTTAAAAGAGAAAATACAAATACACTTTAAAACACAGAGTTACACAGAGAATGCAACATAGTGCATCTTACTGGTTACTGATAACTGTTTACGGCTAACTGAAAAAATGAATACTTTAGACTGGATTGTACTGATTGCGACACAAGTTTTGATAATTGCTTACGGAATTTGGAAGACACGCAAACAAAGTAAAAATTTACAAGGCTATTTACTCTCGGATAGAGACATGAACTGGTTTACGATTGGGTTGTCTATTATGGCGACGCAAGCTAGTGCGATTACTTTTCTCTCTACCCCCGGACAAGCATTTGGTAACGGAATGGGTTTCGTACAGTTTTATTTTGGTTTGCCTATCGCTATGGTAATTTTGTCCATTACAGCCGTCCCCATTTATCATAAACTCAATGTTTATACAGCGTATGAATATTTAGAAAATCGCTTTGACTTAAAAACTCGTTCTTTGGGGGCTGCACTTTTTCTTACTCAGCGTGGTTTGGCTGCTGGACTTTCCATTTATGCACCTGCAATTATTCTCTCTACGGTTTTGGGTTGGAATATTTATTATCTGATTGTCATTATTGGAATTGTTGTGATTGCTTATACCGTTTTTGGAGGAACAAAGGCAGTTAGTCAGACACAAAAGCAACAAATGCTTGTTATTTTGATTGGAATGGTGGCAGCAGGATATATTTTGATTTCACTTTTACCTAAAGAAGTTTCTGTTACAGATGCACTAAGCGTGGCTGGTGCTGTGGGCAGATTGGAAGTCATTAACTTAGAATTTGATATAAATAATCGTTATAATGTTTGGTCTGGAATTATAGGAGGGCTATTTTTGGCTCTTTCTTATTTCGGAACTGACCAGTCGCAAGTGCAGCGTTACTTGACAGGAAAATCTATTGCTCAAACTCGTGTTGGGCTTCTGATGAACGGAATGGTAAAGATTCCAATGCAGTTTTTGATTCTTTTGGTAGGAGTATTTCTTTTTGCTTTTTATCAGTTTTATCAACCCCCTATCTTTTTTAACAAGGTAAAGAAAGAAAAATTTGTACAAGAAAATATAGTGAAAGCAGAGGAACTCAAGCAATTAGAAAATCAGTATTCACAAAATTTTGAAGAGAAAAAGCAGGTTATTTTTGACTTTTTGGAAGAAAAAGAAAAAGCAGAGCAGCAAAATAGAACATTAGATACTACCTACGCTCATAAAATTCGTCTTTATAATGCTCAAAATGATGTACTTCGAAACAAAGCCACAGCTATCATCAACAGTATTGATAAAAATGATAAGTTAGAAGCAAAACGCCTTAGCAATAACGATTTGGATTATGCTTTCATCAACTTTGTTTTAGATTATCTGCCTATTGGGCTGATTGGTCTTTTGGTTTCGGTAATGCTTTCGGCAGCGATGTCTTCGGCTTCTTCTGAACTCAATGCACTAGGTTCGACGACGGTAATTGATATTTATAAACGCTCTATGGTAAAAGATAAAGATGACGAACATTATGTAAAAGCCTCTAAAGGATTTACGATGTTTTGGGGTATTTATGCCATATTTTTTGCGATGCTTGCCACTCAGCTAGATAATCTGATACAGGCTGTAAATATTTTGGGTTCACTTTTTTATGGGACAATCTTAGGAATATTCTTGGTCGCTTTTTATATCAAGAAAGTAAAATCAAACGCTGTTTTTGTGGCTGCCATAATTAGCGAATCACTCATTATTTTTCATTACATTTTCCTAAGAGAAACCTTCGAAATTGGCTTTTTGTGGTACAATCTGATTGGCTGTGTGATGGTAATTGTGTTAGGAGTTTTACTTGAATCTATTTTGAAAAGTAGTGGAAAGAATGCTAAAAATGATTGAGAAATAAAAAAGACAGAGTTTGAGCTCTGTCTTTTTTGGTAATATTAATCTTCGTCATCGTCATCAGAATCATCGTCGTAGTTATCATTTTCTGAGAGATAATCTACTTCAGCGTGTTCATCTTCGTACTGATTTTTTACTTCTTCTTTCAAGAATCCTTCATCATCAAAATCATCATCGTCTTCTATAAGCTGGAGAGCTGTCGCTACTGACATTCTTACTAGATAAATTTTTTCATCTGTTTCGAAGCGCAAAGCACTAACGGTTTGGTTGTCTTTATTTTTAAAAGTAATGAGGTGTTGGCTATATCCTTCTGGATATACAAGTTTGATTTGTTCTTGTAAATCAGAAGAAAGTTTTTCAAAATCGGTAATAACACGTGCTTTACTCATAATTTTTTGGATAAAAGATTTTATTTTTTACGAAATGAAATATTTGAGGGTTCAATATATAAAATACAATGTTGATATGAAACACAACTGTTACGAAAAAAGTTGAATAAAGTTACAGAGAATAAATAGCATTGTAATTTTCTTCATTAAATCTCTTACTACTTTGAGACTTTTT
This portion of the Bernardetia sp. genome encodes:
- a CDS encoding sodium:solute symporter, which gives rise to MNTLDWIVLIATQVLIIAYGIWKTRKQSKNLQGYLLSDRDMNWFTIGLSIMATQASAITFLSTPGQAFGNGMGFVQFYFGLPIAMVILSITAVPIYHKLNVYTAYEYLENRFDLKTRSLGAALFLTQRGLAAGLSIYAPAIILSTVLGWNIYYLIVIIGIVVIAYTVFGGTKAVSQTQKQQMLVILIGMVAAGYILISLLPKEVSVTDALSVAGAVGRLEVINLEFDINNRYNVWSGIIGGLFLALSYFGTDQSQVQRYLTGKSIAQTRVGLLMNGMVKIPMQFLILLVGVFLFAFYQFYQPPIFFNKVKKEKFVQENIVKAEELKQLENQYSQNFEEKKQVIFDFLEEKEKAEQQNRTLDTTYAHKIRLYNAQNDVLRNKATAIINSIDKNDKLEAKRLSNNDLDYAFINFVLDYLPIGLIGLLVSVMLSAAMSSASSELNALGSTTVIDIYKRSMVKDKDDEHYVKASKGFTMFWGIYAIFFAMLATQLDNLIQAVNILGSLFYGTILGIFLVAFYIKKVKSNAVFVAAIISESLIIFHYIFLRETFEIGFLWYNLIGCVMVIVLGVLLESILKSSGKNAKND